A window from Granulicella sibirica encodes these proteins:
- a CDS encoding ParB/RepB/Spo0J family partition protein yields the protein MNTTTVTNATEYRDLPLAMLTESATNPRRIFEENALKELAETIRSQGVLSPLLVRPTSERSFEIVFGARRYRAAQLAEVATVPVRIKNLTDAEVLEAQLIENLQRRDVHPMEEANGFRALLNLEEPKYSVEQIAAKTGKSPVYVAARLRLTELSQTVVDAFYREEIGVGHALLLAKLQPAQQEQALAACFKEDWSAGGQKAKRILLPVRSLHFWIETNILLILKLAPFDKRNAELVPAAGSCVDCPKRTGHNKLLFLDMGKQDACTDPVCYQAKVDAHVAKTLAAKPKLVQISTAYGQQKEGSATLPRNKYVEVRPDKPTSKEEATRPEFKTCRFTTEAIVSEGIDKGEIRKVCAEPTCPVHHPKPRSQKVADDPKAKAQEERQRREAAIANTTGIRTLAAIAEAVPVRLMKRDLLFVAERLASLLDENRLSIVARRYGIKKTKDSDSLSKLFAAYLRRAEESVLGSVLVETTILYMSTRHNPAQVLNEAAAVYKVDTDAIADKVKREFAAKEKVRKAVQPAAKFAKKAA from the coding sequence ATGAACACCACCACCGTTACCAACGCCACCGAGTACCGTGACCTTCCGCTTGCGATGCTCACCGAGTCCGCCACCAACCCCCGCCGCATCTTCGAGGAGAACGCCTTGAAGGAGTTGGCCGAAACCATCCGCAGCCAGGGCGTTCTCTCTCCCTTGCTGGTTCGGCCTACCAGTGAGCGCAGCTTCGAGATCGTCTTCGGCGCACGGCGTTACCGCGCCGCCCAACTTGCCGAAGTCGCCACCGTGCCCGTTCGCATCAAGAACCTCACCGATGCCGAAGTATTGGAGGCGCAGTTGATTGAAAACCTCCAGCGCCGTGACGTTCACCCGATGGAAGAAGCCAACGGCTTCCGCGCCCTCCTCAACTTGGAGGAGCCGAAGTACAGCGTCGAACAGATTGCCGCGAAGACGGGCAAGAGTCCGGTGTATGTCGCCGCACGGCTGCGCTTGACCGAACTGTCGCAGACCGTCGTGGATGCGTTCTACCGCGAGGAGATAGGCGTCGGCCATGCGCTCTTGCTGGCGAAGCTCCAGCCAGCCCAACAGGAACAGGCACTCGCGGCTTGCTTCAAAGAGGATTGGAGCGCGGGAGGCCAGAAGGCCAAACGCATCCTGCTCCCCGTCCGTAGTCTGCATTTCTGGATTGAGACGAACATTCTTCTCATCCTCAAACTCGCTCCCTTCGACAAGCGCAATGCGGAGCTAGTTCCAGCGGCGGGGAGTTGCGTGGATTGCCCCAAACGGACAGGACACAATAAACTCCTCTTTCTGGACATGGGCAAACAGGACGCTTGCACCGATCCCGTCTGCTATCAGGCGAAGGTCGATGCCCACGTTGCCAAGACCCTCGCCGCCAAGCCCAAGCTCGTACAAATCAGCACGGCCTATGGACAGCAGAAGGAGGGCAGCGCGACGTTGCCGCGTAACAAGTACGTCGAAGTCCGTCCCGACAAGCCCACCAGCAAAGAAGAGGCTACCCGACCGGAGTTCAAGACGTGCAGGTTCACCACCGAAGCCATCGTGTCCGAAGGTATCGACAAGGGCGAGATTCGCAAGGTATGCGCGGAGCCAACCTGCCCGGTGCATCACCCCAAGCCGCGTTCGCAGAAGGTCGCGGATGACCCGAAAGCGAAGGCGCAGGAGGAGCGGCAGCGTAGGGAGGCCGCGATTGCCAACACGACTGGCATCCGAACCCTAGCTGCCATCGCCGAAGCCGTTCCGGTGCGGCTGATGAAACGTGACTTGCTCTTCGTCGCCGAACGCCTGGCATCCTTGCTGGATGAAAACCGTCTGTCCATCGTTGCCCGCAGGTACGGCATCAAGAAGACCAAAGACTCCGACTCTCTCAGCAAGCTCTTTGCAGCCTATCTCCGCCGTGCCGAAGAAAGTGTATTGGGTAGTGTCTTAGTTGAAACCACCATCCTCTACATGAGCACCCGGCATAACCCGGCTCAGGTACTCAACGAGGCCGCTGCCGTGTACAAGGTGGACACCGATGCCATTGCCGACAAGGTGAAGCGGGAGTTCGCCGCGAAAGAGAAAGTGAGGAAGGCAGTTCAGCCAGCCGCCAAGTTCGCGAAGAAAGCTGCTTAG